One Armatimonadota bacterium genomic window carries:
- the thpR gene encoding RNA 2',3'-cyclic phosphodiesterase, translating to MDARYSHESMKLFFALDLSPIARNALSEYVPKVQTKLDRQGLKWVSAEKWHVTLVFLGDEDVEAVRELAAQALTGAKEVRLRVGSIDSFPDHKRPGVLWLGVESVKGDLNALYEALSAVLPGDREGFVPHITLGRMKPASTKLGHRLRDFMHSGAKPEDIEWTVESVTLFNTKPDGAYEVVAEFPLQR from the coding sequence CTCGACCTGTCTCCGATTGCCCGCAATGCTCTGTCCGAGTATGTTCCCAAGGTTCAGACGAAGCTGGATCGGCAAGGGCTAAAATGGGTTTCGGCCGAGAAGTGGCACGTGACTCTGGTATTTCTGGGTGACGAAGATGTCGAGGCGGTTCGGGAGTTGGCAGCCCAGGCGCTGACAGGCGCAAAGGAGGTTCGGCTGCGGGTTGGCTCCATCGACTCTTTTCCTGACCACAAGCGTCCTGGCGTGTTGTGGCTGGGCGTGGAGAGCGTCAAAGGCGATCTGAACGCGCTGTACGAGGCTCTATCGGCGGTTCTGCCGGGCGATCGTGAGGGGTTTGTGCCACACATTACGTTGGGTCGTATGAAACCGGCTTCGACGAAGCTAGGTCATCGCTTGCGCGACTTCATGCACTCTGGGGCGAAACCCGAAGACATCGAGTGGACGGTTGAGTCGGTGACGCTGTTCAACACGAAGCCGGATGGCGCTTACGAGGTTGTGGCGGAGTTTCCGCTACAGCGCTAA